In Dromaius novaehollandiae isolate bDroNov1 chromosome 14, bDroNov1.hap1, whole genome shotgun sequence, a genomic segment contains:
- the SSTR5 gene encoding somatostatin receptor type 5 — MDPLYFSNTFSMEASSGDVNSSLLTNVTENGTLSELPSFKYIHKVLIPIFYLLVCAVGLSGNTLVIYVVLRYAKMKTVTNIYILNLAVADVLFMLGLPFLATQNAISYWPFGSFLCRLVMTVDGINQFTSIFCLTVMSMDRYLAVVHPIKSTKWRRPRVAKLISTTVWTFSFLVVLPVIIFSDVQEDFHTCNMNWPDPVNIWSAAFIIYTSVLGFFGPLLVICLCYLLIVIKVKSSGIRVGSTRRRRSERKVTRMVVIIVVVFVFCWLPFYMMNIVNLMFILPEDPVLVGVYFFVVVLSYANSCANPILYGFLSDNFKQSFQKVLCLRKGNGIEDGDPIEHRQENSSRLQESMLTQRNIEFNGHMQTSKV, encoded by the coding sequence ATGGATCCTTTATATTTTTCCAACACATTTAGCATGGAAGCTAGTTCTGGTGATGTAAACTCCTctctgctgacaaatgtgacaGAAAATGGGACACTCTCAGAGCTGCCCTCATTCAAATATATTCACAAAGTCCTGATTCCCATCTTTTACCTCCTTGTATGTGCAGTTGGGCTCAGTGGCAACACTTTGGTCATTTACGTGGTTTTGCGTTATGCCAAGATGAAAACTGTCACCAACATTTACATCTTGAATTTAGCCGTTGCTGATGTACTCTTCATGCTGGGCCTGCCATTCCTGGCTACCCAGAATGCCATCTCCTATTGGCCTTTTGGCTCTTTCTTGTGCAGGCTGGTTATGACTGTGGACGGTATTAACCAGTTCACTAGTATTTTTTGCTTGACTGTGATGAGCATGGACCGCTACCTGGCAGTAGTTCACCCCATCAAATCAACCAAGTGGCGACGTCCCAGGGTGGCCAAGCTAATCAGTACAACTGTCTGGACATTCTCGTTCCTGGTGGTGCTTCCAGTCATCATCTTTTCGGATGTGCAGGAAGACTTTCACACCTGCAACATGAACTGGCCCGATCCTGTCAACATCTGGTCAGCAGCATTCATCATTTACACATCTGTCCTCGGGTTTTTTGGTCCTTTGCTGGTGATCTGTCTTTGCTACTTGCTGATCGTGATTAAAGTCAAATCTTCGGGGATCCGAGTTGGGTCTACAAGACGCAGGAGATCAGAGAGGAAGGTAACGAGGATGGTGGTGATCATTGTGGTCGTCTTCGTGTTTTGCTGGCTCCCGTTTTACATGATGAACATTGTCAATTTGATGTTTATACTGCCAGAAGACCCTGTGCTGGTAGGGGTGTACTTCTTCGTGGTGGTCCTGTCCTACGCGAACAGCTGTGCCAACCCCATTCTTTATGGATTTCTTTCTGACAACTTCAAGCAGAGTTTTCAGAAAGTCCTTTGCCTCCGGAAGGGCAATGGCATAGAGGATGGTGACCCCATTGAACACAGGCAAGAGAACAGCAGTCGCTTGCAGGAGTCAATGCTCACCCAGAGAAATATCGAGTTCAATGGACATATGCAGACTAGTAAGGTGTAA